A single Montipora foliosa isolate CH-2021 chromosome 7, ASM3666993v2, whole genome shotgun sequence DNA region contains:
- the LOC138009963 gene encoding uncharacterized protein: MTGPLTTNEVQRQHLFWTKRAQRSLDDQVTEDKQRLGLEENDEGIFECRGRMQGHYPVYLPDTHPYTVKLVEDAHRRTLHGGVGLTMTRIRERYWVPRLRRLAKRVIKGCYSYRRFQVKATERPPPGNLPLDRTEGSLPFQVVGVDFTGPIKYRVTLQFQIFT; encoded by the coding sequence ATGACGGGACCTCTGACGACCAATGAAGTACAAAGACAACACCTCTTTTGGACCAAGCGTGCTCAACGGAGTCTGGACGACCAGGTGACAGAAGATAAGCAAAGGCTGGGTTTGGAAGAGAATGATGAAGGCATTTTCGAGTGTCGAGGTCGAATGCAAGGACATTATCCGGTCTATCTGCCAGACACGCATCCCTACACCGTAAAACTGGTAGAAGACGCACACCGGCGCACCTTGCACGGGGGAGTTGGCCTGACAATGACGCGCATCAGAGAGCGTTATTGGGTTCCCAGGCTCAGACGTCTAGCAAAACGGGTGATAAAAGGGTGTTATAGTTATCGTCGCTTCCAAGTCAAGGCCACTGAAAGACCACCACCTGGAAACCTCCCACTTGATAGAACCGAAGGGAGTCTCCCTTTTCAAGTAGTTGGAGTAGACTTTACTGGACCCATCAAGTACCGTGTCACTCTTCAATTTCAGATTTTTACATAG